From Paenibacillus physcomitrellae, the proteins below share one genomic window:
- a CDS encoding aspartyl-phosphate phosphatase Spo0E family protein, whose amino-acid sequence MTAQISCSGFRPARPNKRINEELNSIIESLRQELVEVSATSGFTSEIVLEISQRLDKYIVLAQKQMKNGTAGNGLEH is encoded by the coding sequence ATGACTGCCCAGATATCTTGTTCCGGATTTCGGCCGGCACGACCTAACAAACGTATCAATGAAGAACTCAACAGTATCATTGAGAGTTTAAGGCAAGAGCTTGTCGAGGTTTCGGCAACTAGCGGCTTCACCAGCGAGATTGTATTAGAAATAAGCCAACGTCTGGACAAGTATATCGTCCTTGCCCAGAAACAGATGAAGAATGGAACAGCCGGTAATGGTCTGGAGCATTGA
- a CDS encoding BrxA/BrxB family bacilliredoxin: MAMSFDQYMRDMVQPMRDELTRAGIEELRTPEEVEEKLSSMEGTALVVVNSVCGCAAGQARPGVVQALEHGVKPDHLYTVFAGQDKEATATAREYFAPYPPSSPSIALMKDGELVHFIERHQIEDHSALEIATDLVEAFERFCL, from the coding sequence ATGGCGATGTCTTTTGACCAATATATGAGAGATATGGTTCAACCGATGCGAGACGAGCTGACCCGTGCAGGTATTGAAGAGCTGCGGACTCCGGAAGAGGTTGAGGAGAAGCTGTCTTCGATGGAAGGAACCGCTTTGGTTGTTGTTAACTCTGTGTGCGGATGTGCGGCAGGCCAGGCCCGCCCGGGTGTCGTTCAGGCGCTTGAGCACGGTGTTAAACCGGATCATTTGTACACCGTATTTGCAGGCCAGGATAAGGAAGCAACGGCGACAGCCCGCGAATATTTCGCGCCGTACCCACCGTCTTCCCCATCCATTGCGTTGATGAAGGATGGAGAACTGGTGCACTTTATCGAACGTCATCAGATCGAAGATCATTCCGCGCTTGAAATTGCGACCGATCTGGTCGAGGCATTTGAACGTTTCTGCCTTTAA
- a CDS encoding two-component system sensor histidine kinase NtrB, whose translation MSAVHEMLFLFLLALTPAILFPLLYERADLLIQQEQNVRKRLSYHVVLAVTCAISMIFSSIFTTKLYGIIPLTYGMVPLFAAMLYEKTVYSLLLAALQLVLYIINEDFRNLSDFLLVTGLLIFPLVLLSKKKFLVMSRRGKSGILALFLLVGSMLSTASPFFLHNESLNNNFSLIFLAYSNTFLMILAGLILIHIIEETLDKRKFQYQLEAVSRKYYREEEKMQQMMDATPLSVALLDRQGSITMLNKTFLKLFREIQPDAVREDLLGHHLLPVLTSLQIHMEQLDPELLRVFEQRSIVSELVQIQDTMLFTSISPIIKGHSDEVIGAVVVVQDITELETLRLELNNVDRLSLVGQMAAGITHEIRNPIAVVRGFLQLMREKSPDSLDHYYRIVLEELDRANSIINDFLSLAQNRPVRKEATSLGDIIHELTPLLWADANLRGQSIEVKLDEHIPKLELNAKEIKQLILNLCRNGMEAMEDKGQLTLETRKVAAGVELLVSDTGPGIPLNKRENLFQPFFTTKAKGTGLGLALCKSIVERHNGKVSVDSEVGVGTTFSILFPYPPQAS comes from the coding sequence TTGAGCGCAGTTCACGAAATGCTGTTTCTGTTTCTGCTTGCTCTTACGCCGGCGATTTTATTTCCACTGCTGTATGAGAGGGCGGATCTCCTAATCCAGCAGGAACAGAATGTAAGAAAACGATTGAGCTATCATGTTGTGCTGGCGGTAACCTGTGCTATTAGTATGATTTTCTCCTCCATATTCACAACCAAACTGTATGGCATAATTCCATTAACTTATGGGATGGTCCCGTTGTTTGCGGCTATGCTGTACGAGAAGACGGTTTATTCGCTGCTGCTCGCTGCTTTGCAGCTGGTTCTATATATCATAAACGAGGATTTCCGGAACTTGTCGGACTTTCTATTAGTAACGGGATTGTTGATCTTTCCTTTGGTACTGCTGTCTAAAAAGAAATTCCTGGTCATGTCCCGCAGGGGCAAATCAGGCATACTGGCTCTATTTCTGCTGGTAGGTTCAATGCTTTCAACAGCATCCCCGTTTTTTCTACATAACGAGAGCCTGAATAACAATTTTTCTCTTATCTTCTTAGCTTACTCGAATACGTTTCTTATGATTTTGGCCGGTCTCATTCTGATTCATATTATTGAAGAAACGCTGGATAAGCGCAAATTCCAATATCAGCTTGAAGCTGTGTCCCGGAAATATTACCGCGAAGAAGAGAAAATGCAGCAAATGATGGATGCCACTCCGCTGTCCGTAGCACTGCTGGACCGTCAAGGCAGCATCACGATGCTGAACAAAACCTTTCTGAAACTGTTCCGGGAGATTCAGCCGGATGCTGTCAGGGAAGATTTGCTTGGGCACCATCTGCTGCCTGTGCTGACCTCCTTGCAGATCCATATGGAGCAGCTTGACCCGGAACTATTGCGCGTCTTTGAGCAGAGATCCATCGTGAGCGAGCTTGTTCAGATTCAGGACACGATGTTGTTTACCAGTATTTCCCCCATTATTAAAGGTCATTCCGATGAAGTCATCGGGGCTGTGGTAGTCGTGCAGGATATCACCGAGCTGGAGACGCTGCGATTGGAACTGAATAATGTCGACCGGCTGAGCCTAGTGGGTCAAATGGCGGCGGGCATTACGCATGAGATCCGTAATCCGATTGCTGTAGTCCGGGGTTTTCTACAGCTGATGCGGGAGAAAAGCCCGGATTCGCTGGATCACTATTATCGGATTGTCCTTGAAGAATTGGACCGGGCCAACAGCATTATTAACGACTTCCTTTCCCTGGCCCAGAACCGTCCGGTTCGAAAGGAAGCCACTTCGCTAGGCGATATTATCCATGAACTGACTCCGCTTCTTTGGGCCGATGCGAACCTGCGCGGTCAAAGCATTGAAGTCAAGCTGGATGAGCATATCCCCAAGCTTGAGCTGAATGCGAAAGAAATCAAGCAATTGATCCTGAATCTGTGCCGCAATGGCATGGAGGCCATGGAAGACAAGGGGCAGCTTACTCTGGAGACGAGAAAGGTGGCGGCAGGCGTGGAGCTGCTGGTCAGCGATACGGGACCGGGGATTCCGCTTAATAAGAGGGAGAATCTGTTCCAGCCCTTCTTCACCACCAAAGCCAAAGGGACGGGGCTTGGACTGGCCTTGTGCAAAAGCATCGTCGAACGGCATAACGGAAAGGTCAGCGTGGATTCCGAGGTTGGAGTCGGAACTACATTTTCGATATTATTCCCCTATCCGCCTCAAGCGAGTTAA
- a CDS encoding MFS transporter, which yields MNLAAQEMAERPLLNNKTYLSLLGSQIVSNLGEWLTILAILTLVGLKWEATPWQITGLTLCMLLPMLLGGPLAGMLADRVERKQIMVWADIIRIFVVLSMIFVQEIWQMYLLLIAKSIFDVMFGPAKSGKIKEIVPRSQLEQAVSYSAIIEQSCKIAGPALGGLLTAMFGLQACFVLNALTFLISALFLFRVPSRSKLQRIAGEQPEAGRGEEVKDSSSNVQQGFLKELAAGIQTIARIPVLAYGLLALALVLAVLQIADSQTVVLFREIRNLPDDMLGWCIALSGVGTLLAAVLVRLLKSWSPLAKMGAGSAVMGIMFFLASWFAEYLDFGKWSGITAMILSFMIVGLGAGMTFIPFQTELQKRTPERLTGRVFGTVNSILSSASLIGPLVGGYLVTSFGAFVAFKISGGLVAALGLVLLVSKTVIMKRDHSVHVQKEGEKAAVIAPGSAG from the coding sequence ATGAACTTGGCTGCTCAGGAAATGGCGGAACGTCCGCTGCTGAACAACAAAACGTATTTATCCCTGCTCGGGTCGCAAATCGTATCCAATTTGGGCGAATGGCTGACGATTCTGGCGATTTTGACGCTGGTGGGTTTAAAGTGGGAAGCCACTCCCTGGCAAATCACCGGGCTGACCCTGTGCATGCTTCTCCCCATGCTGCTTGGCGGTCCGCTCGCGGGCATGCTGGCTGATCGGGTGGAACGGAAGCAGATCATGGTCTGGGCGGATATAATCCGGATATTCGTTGTTTTGAGTATGATCTTCGTTCAGGAAATTTGGCAGATGTATCTGCTGTTGATTGCAAAAAGCATCTTCGATGTCATGTTTGGCCCTGCTAAAAGCGGGAAAATCAAGGAAATCGTCCCTCGCAGTCAGCTGGAGCAGGCCGTTTCCTACAGTGCCATTATCGAGCAAAGCTGCAAAATTGCCGGTCCGGCGCTTGGCGGGCTGCTGACCGCGATGTTCGGCCTGCAGGCATGTTTTGTGCTGAACGCCCTAACCTTTCTTATTTCCGCTTTATTCCTGTTTCGCGTGCCGAGCCGGAGCAAGCTCCAAAGGATAGCAGGGGAGCAGCCGGAAGCCGGCAGAGGCGAGGAGGTAAAGGATTCGTCTTCAAATGTGCAGCAGGGTTTCTTGAAGGAACTGGCTGCCGGTATCCAGACCATCGCGAGGATCCCGGTTTTGGCTTATGGCCTGCTGGCCTTGGCCCTGGTGCTCGCCGTGCTGCAAATTGCCGATTCGCAGACGGTCGTCCTGTTCCGGGAGATCCGGAATCTGCCTGACGATATGCTGGGCTGGTGCATCGCTTTAAGCGGTGTAGGCACGCTGCTGGCTGCGGTGCTCGTCCGCCTGCTGAAATCCTGGTCTCCACTGGCCAAGATGGGCGCTGGATCTGCCGTGATGGGGATCATGTTTTTCCTGGCGAGCTGGTTCGCTGAGTATCTGGATTTCGGCAAATGGTCGGGGATAACAGCCATGATTTTGTCCTTCATGATTGTAGGCCTGGGGGCGGGCATGACGTTTATCCCTTTCCAGACGGAGCTTCAGAAACGGACGCCGGAACGGCTGACGGGGCGGGTTTTTGGCACGGTCAACAGCATTCTGTCCTCCGCCTCCCTGATAGGCCCGCTCGTCGGCGGATATTTGGTGACAAGCTTTGGTGCGTTTGTGGCTTTCAAGATCTCGGGCGGACTGGTCGCCGCATTGGGTCTGGTGCTGCTTGTCAGTAAAACTGTTATTATGAAAAGGGACCACTCGGTTCATGTGCAGAAGGAGGGGGAGAAAGCTGCGGTCATCGCGCCGGGAAGTGCGGGGTAA
- a CDS encoding alpha/beta hydrolase — MIAAIVVLGLLALWLLITGITRYGFRQVTQMRLYRYPDENLAEYLLRTGVFTKEKYESMASREIQTTSIDGLRLNAQLFLPYPGSKKWAIIAHGYTMSLRSSLQFGALFEEKGFNLLLIDHRRHGKSQGRYTTYGFREKHDLEAWVNWLLEQYGRDIQIGLHGQSLGGATVLEYLSMADPAVKFAVVDCPYSDLNKLIHYQLTRIIRLPSFPFIRLLNRELQSKAGFRLEQVSPIRSVMQSRLPVLFIHGSADRYVPPSMSQEMFEAKPGPKRLVLIPGATHATSYQKDPRRYKEELQSFIDECFAEEEQPAEPKAALWKMRAPQLGGINSPS; from the coding sequence ATGATTGCCGCCATCGTCGTTCTGGGGTTGCTTGCCCTCTGGCTGTTGATCACTGGTATAACCCGATACGGATTCCGGCAGGTAACCCAGATGCGCTTGTACCGTTACCCGGACGAAAATCTGGCGGAATACCTGCTCCGAACCGGCGTGTTTACCAAGGAGAAATATGAGTCAATGGCTTCGAGGGAGATTCAAACCACCTCGATTGACGGACTTCGTCTCAACGCCCAGCTGTTCCTGCCTTATCCGGGCTCTAAGAAATGGGCCATTATTGCCCACGGCTATACGATGTCTTTACGGTCCTCCCTGCAGTTTGGTGCTTTATTTGAGGAAAAAGGATTCAATCTGCTGCTAATCGACCACCGCAGACACGGCAAAAGCCAGGGGCGATATACGACCTACGGCTTTCGGGAAAAACACGACCTCGAGGCCTGGGTGAACTGGCTGCTTGAGCAATATGGACGAGATATTCAGATTGGCCTTCACGGCCAGTCTCTCGGGGGCGCCACCGTACTGGAGTATTTAAGTATGGCTGACCCTGCTGTGAAATTCGCGGTTGTCGATTGTCCCTATTCCGATCTAAATAAACTGATTCATTATCAGCTTACAAGAATAATCCGGCTTCCGTCGTTCCCGTTCATCCGGCTGCTGAACCGGGAACTGCAAAGCAAAGCAGGCTTCCGGCTTGAACAGGTCAGTCCGATCCGATCCGTGATGCAGTCCAGGCTGCCCGTGTTGTTTATCCACGGCTCTGCTGACCGTTATGTACCGCCATCGATGAGCCAGGAAATGTTCGAAGCCAAACCGGGACCGAAACGTCTGGTTCTCATTCCCGGCGCTACTCATGCCACCTCCTATCAGAAGGATCCCAGACGTTATAAGGAAGAACTGCAGTCGTTCATCGACGAATGTTTTGCCGAGGAGGAACAACCTGCTGAACCCAAAGCTGCGCTCTGGAAGATGCGGGCTCCCCAGCTGGGAGGCATCAATAGTCCGAGTTAA
- the nadE gene encoding ammonia-dependent NAD(+) synthetase → MSLQQDIINKLGVKPSIDPAAEVRKRVDFLKDYVTRSHTKGLLIAISGGIDSAVAAALCKQATDELTAENGEEFITLGVFQPYGEQADIEHSYSVAKKFDLKHVVETNIQEAVDEVALEVEHGLKKLGQPRHMTHQGKGNVKARMRMVAQYALAFELQLLVVGTDHASEALTGFYTKWGDGAVDITPLSTLNKRQIRQVAAYVGVPQEILDKAPTAGLWEGQTDEGELGVTYEANSDYLEGKAIDPKAQEILERFYTRTEHKRNVIPGI, encoded by the coding sequence ATGAGTTTGCAGCAGGATATTATCAACAAGCTGGGTGTGAAACCAAGTATTGATCCGGCAGCCGAAGTGCGCAAACGTGTTGACTTTCTGAAAGATTATGTAACCCGTTCCCATACAAAAGGTTTGCTGATCGCCATCAGCGGCGGTATCGACAGCGCGGTGGCTGCAGCACTTTGCAAGCAGGCAACGGACGAGCTTACAGCCGAGAACGGCGAAGAGTTCATCACTTTGGGCGTTTTCCAGCCTTACGGAGAGCAGGCGGATATTGAGCACAGCTACTCCGTGGCCAAGAAGTTTGACCTGAAGCATGTCGTGGAGACGAACATTCAGGAGGCCGTAGATGAAGTGGCCCTGGAAGTGGAGCATGGGCTCAAGAAACTTGGTCAGCCCCGTCATATGACGCATCAAGGCAAAGGTAATGTTAAAGCACGCATGCGGATGGTAGCGCAGTATGCTTTGGCTTTTGAGCTGCAATTGCTTGTTGTAGGTACTGATCATGCCTCTGAAGCACTGACAGGCTTCTATACCAAATGGGGCGACGGCGCCGTCGACATTACACCGCTCAGCACCCTTAACAAACGTCAAATCAGACAGGTTGCCGCTTATGTTGGCGTGCCGCAGGAAATTCTTGATAAGGCGCCTACGGCTGGACTTTGGGAAGGTCAAACCGATGAAGGCGAACTGGGCGTGACTTATGAAGCCAACAGCGATTATCTCGAGGGCAAAGCGATCGATCCGAAAGCGCAAGAGATTTTGGAGAGATTCTACACAAGAACCGAACATAAACGGAATGTCATTCCAGGTATCTAA
- a CDS encoding MarR family winged helix-turn-helix transcriptional regulator, which translates to MIKAKEHQAELSLHLYRVLAKSFKSVNEHAVTASKLQGFNPTAFAVLEVLYYKGPQPIQQIGAKLLLQSGNVTYVIDKLEAGGLLHRTPCARDRRVIFAELTPKGKELMDRLYPEFEDRIDHALSGLNDQEKQVMIELLKKMGTEAEKLPPLPRK; encoded by the coding sequence ATGATCAAGGCAAAGGAGCACCAAGCGGAATTATCGCTGCATTTGTACCGCGTTCTGGCAAAATCCTTTAAGAGCGTTAATGAACATGCGGTCACAGCTAGCAAGCTGCAGGGTTTCAATCCGACGGCATTCGCTGTATTGGAAGTGCTGTATTATAAAGGGCCCCAGCCTATTCAGCAAATCGGAGCCAAGCTGCTGCTGCAAAGCGGGAACGTGACTTACGTAATCGACAAGCTGGAAGCCGGAGGGCTGCTGCACCGCACGCCTTGTGCCCGTGACCGGCGGGTGATTTTTGCGGAGTTGACCCCTAAAGGCAAAGAATTGATGGACCGGCTGTATCCCGAGTTCGAGGACCGGATTGACCATGCGCTGAGCGGCCTGAATGACCAGGAGAAGCAAGTTATGATCGAGCTCTTGAAAAAGATGGGGACCGAAGCGGAGAAACTTCCGCCCCTGCCGCGTAAGTAA
- a CDS encoding GNAT family N-acetyltransferase, with translation MKGGGGLEYRCEGEIPVLESPRLTLRRLEKTDADQMFEYWSDPEVVKYMNVPPFANAEETAEMIKWLNLLAETEDTIRWGIELKDSGRLIGSCGYNTWQLAGAHRAEIGYELGRPYWGQGYMREALLTMFEFGFCTMGLNRIEALLYPVNYASIRLLQKLGFQREGMLREYQQAGDRFVDLDMYSLLRREWAHKIT, from the coding sequence ATGAAAGGAGGCGGCGGATTGGAATACCGTTGTGAAGGGGAAATTCCCGTTCTGGAAAGCCCCCGGCTGACGCTCCGCAGGCTGGAGAAGACAGATGCGGACCAGATGTTTGAATATTGGAGCGATCCCGAGGTCGTTAAATATATGAATGTTCCGCCTTTTGCCAATGCCGAAGAGACAGCAGAGATGATTAAATGGCTTAATCTTCTGGCTGAGACGGAGGACACGATCCGCTGGGGCATTGAATTAAAGGACAGCGGAAGGCTGATCGGGAGCTGCGGCTACAACACCTGGCAGCTTGCCGGTGCGCACCGTGCGGAAATCGGCTATGAGCTCGGCAGACCTTATTGGGGGCAAGGCTATATGCGTGAAGCGCTCCTTACGATGTTCGAGTTCGGCTTCTGCACGATGGGGCTTAACCGGATTGAGGCCCTGCTTTATCCCGTAAATTACGCTTCCATCCGGCTGCTGCAAAAGCTGGGTTTTCAAAGGGAAGGAATGCTCCGGGAATACCAGCAGGCAGGGGACCGTTTTGTCGATTTGGATATGTATTCCCTGCTCCGCAGAGAATGGGCGCATAAAATAACCTGA
- a CDS encoding ABC transporter permease: MDIDQQAAARRHRLDHPGALYWQRVRDSYRFQYKALTSVVDLTILLYIVIPGLLLAARLYYGLWTDPVAAWMTRLPLGSLMSLWLLLTTLRGLTLRLEAADLLFLHARRSWMRGIKGRAILGSIAYAAILSAFGGLLLAPMLVRGLQLNSGSLGTLAVVIFLFRVNHMLLLHFCRIKWSGWRSTVLQLLSHALIFALLQAAVQGSLRDIRLAAAAIAVLAVISLFLVFLRMKLKGTFYADIEEEMKQKLRLSAFLLSSAVDKPKRHRSKSWLLRRSSRLLPFSGKESVRLAELIVKSTVRNMNTLRMLLIYTAAGTVSLQFPPSPVNLFVFAGLIMLLAYWLNGMRRAFMESRLLELLPVPESLAFQAAGPAMRLLLLIPVIFFVLSLSWSIWHTWWALAAGLPAGILFNWWLGGWIWKLFGGWRKKSLSR, encoded by the coding sequence ATGGATATCGATCAACAAGCCGCAGCCCGGAGACACCGGTTGGACCACCCGGGGGCGCTCTATTGGCAGAGGGTTCGGGACAGCTATCGCTTTCAATATAAAGCGCTCACCTCTGTAGTGGATTTAACCATTTTATTATACATAGTTATACCTGGTCTGCTGCTTGCGGCCAGGCTTTATTACGGCCTTTGGACCGATCCGGTAGCGGCCTGGATGACCCGGCTGCCTCTAGGTTCCTTGATGTCCTTATGGCTGCTTCTAACCACCCTGCGGGGCCTGACGCTTCGGCTGGAGGCTGCCGATCTTCTGTTTCTGCATGCCCGCCGTAGCTGGATGAGAGGGATCAAGGGGCGGGCGATCCTCGGCTCCATCGCTTACGCTGCGATTCTGAGCGCATTTGGCGGCCTGCTGCTCGCTCCGATGCTGGTGCGGGGGCTTCAGCTGAATTCCGGCAGTCTAGGGACCTTAGCGGTAGTAATTTTCCTATTTCGAGTTAACCATATGCTGCTTCTGCACTTTTGCCGTATCAAGTGGAGCGGCTGGCGTTCAACCGTCCTGCAGCTGCTCAGCCATGCGCTGATTTTTGCTCTTCTGCAGGCAGCGGTGCAGGGGAGTCTGCGTGATATACGGCTTGCAGCTGCTGCTATAGCTGTGCTGGCAGTGATCAGTTTGTTTCTTGTCTTCCTGCGAATGAAGCTGAAAGGGACCTTCTATGCGGATATTGAGGAGGAGATGAAGCAGAAGCTCCGTTTATCCGCCTTTCTGTTGTCGAGTGCTGTAGACAAACCGAAACGTCACCGCAGCAAGTCGTGGCTGCTTCGCCGTTCGAGCCGTCTGCTGCCCTTCTCCGGGAAGGAATCGGTGCGGCTTGCCGAACTGATCGTAAAATCTACTGTCCGAAATATGAACACTTTAAGGATGCTTCTTATATATACGGCGGCAGGGACGGTCAGCCTCCAGTTTCCTCCTTCCCCGGTGAATTTGTTTGTGTTTGCCGGGTTGATCATGCTGCTCGCTTATTGGCTTAACGGCATGCGCCGCGCCTTTATGGAGAGCCGTCTGCTGGAGCTTCTGCCTGTTCCCGAATCTCTGGCTTTCCAAGCAGCCGGCCCGGCTATGAGACTGCTGCTCCTGATTCCGGTAATCTTCTTTGTCTTAAGTCTAAGCTGGTCGATTTGGCATACCTGGTGGGCGTTAGCCGCGGGACTCCCGGCGGGGATTCTGTTCAACTGGTGGTTGGGAGGCTGGATCTGGAAGCTGTTTGGCGGCTGGCGAAAAAAATCCCTCTCCCGGTAA
- a CDS encoding ABC transporter ATP-binding protein, which yields MRENESGVRKKNGSSVLDVQIRKAGYEQAQNRISGIRLQVKPGGLTGLIGPNGAGKSTTIKAIIGILPFADADIAFRGGKGSYAYVPEQPVYYETLTLWEHLALAAAVYELPDEVWVPRSEQLLTRFRMEDARHLLPGGFSKGMLQKMMLMIGFLSKPDVYIVDEPFIGLDPRATRDFLSLLDEERSRGAGILMSTHVLDTAERICDDFVLVNQGQMAAEGTLEDIRKQCGRPEASLFDCFDLLT from the coding sequence ATGCGGGAGAACGAAAGCGGTGTGCGGAAGAAGAATGGCAGCAGCGTGCTGGACGTTCAAATCCGCAAGGCCGGGTATGAGCAGGCTCAAAACCGAATCAGCGGCATCCGGCTCCAGGTGAAACCCGGGGGCCTGACCGGGCTGATTGGTCCTAACGGTGCGGGAAAAAGCACCACCATCAAAGCGATTATCGGCATTCTTCCTTTTGCGGATGCCGATATCGCTTTTCGTGGCGGAAAGGGCTCCTATGCTTATGTACCAGAGCAGCCCGTCTACTATGAAACCCTTACGTTGTGGGAGCATCTGGCTTTGGCCGCCGCGGTATACGAACTGCCGGACGAGGTTTGGGTGCCGAGAAGCGAGCAGCTGCTGACCCGCTTCAGGATGGAGGATGCCCGGCACTTGCTGCCCGGGGGCTTCTCCAAGGGAATGCTACAGAAAATGATGCTGATGATCGGCTTTCTGTCCAAGCCGGACGTCTATATCGTGGACGAGCCCTTTATCGGTCTTGATCCCCGGGCAACACGGGATTTCTTGAGTCTGCTGGACGAAGAACGGAGCCGGGGGGCCGGCATCCTGATGTCCACTCATGTGCTGGATACGGCGGAGAGAATCTGTGACGACTTCGTCTTGGTCAATCAGGGACAAATGGCGGCGGAAGGAACGCTGGAGGACATTCGCAAACAATGCGGCCGGCCGGAAGCCTCCTTGTTTGACTGCTTCGATCTGCTGACCTGA
- a CDS encoding NAD(P)/FAD-dependent oxidoreductase, giving the protein MNKFDVIVIGGGPSGLMASIGAALQGVSVVLLDKGDKLGRKLGISGGGRCNVTNAKDTDELIRFIPGNGRFLYSSLNRFGSPEIINFFQGLGIQLKEEDNGRMFPVSDKAKTVVDALIGKAAGLGVQMRVHSPVNKLLFGPDGVQGVQLESGGEIHARAVIVATGGRSVPQTGSTGDGYPWAEAAGHTITELYPTEVPITSAEPFIQSKELQGLSLRDVELAVLDPKGKKVIAHRGDMIFTHFGLSGPIALRCSQFIRQVRKKYKIPEATLAIDLCPDRSADDTGVWLRRMAQEEPKKALKNVFKGTVPERLLPLLFQRAGLSPDTTFEHLPKEPWQAFVKVIKSFRIQANGTRPFAEAFVTGGGVHLKEIDPSTMQSKVMPGLYFCGEILDVHGYTGGYNITAAFSTGYSAGSHAGETVMLNK; this is encoded by the coding sequence ATGAATAAATTCGATGTAATTGTTATTGGAGGAGGTCCTTCTGGACTTATGGCTTCTATCGGCGCCGCTCTGCAGGGCGTATCCGTCGTCCTGCTCGACAAGGGAGACAAGCTGGGCAGGAAGCTGGGGATTTCGGGCGGCGGACGCTGTAATGTAACGAATGCCAAGGATACGGATGAACTCATTCGTTTTATTCCCGGTAACGGCCGATTTTTATATAGTTCACTTAACCGTTTTGGCAGCCCTGAAATCATAAACTTTTTTCAAGGGTTAGGTATCCAGCTGAAGGAAGAAGATAACGGAAGAATGTTTCCGGTGTCGGACAAGGCCAAGACGGTCGTCGATGCTTTGATTGGCAAAGCAGCAGGGCTTGGCGTCCAGATGCGGGTCCATTCCCCGGTCAACAAGCTCCTCTTCGGCCCGGACGGCGTTCAGGGCGTCCAGCTGGAAAGCGGAGGAGAGATCCATGCCAGAGCGGTGATCGTGGCTACCGGCGGACGTTCCGTGCCGCAAACCGGTTCCACAGGAGACGGCTATCCTTGGGCCGAAGCCGCCGGTCATACGATTACCGAGCTGTATCCGACCGAGGTTCCGATTACTTCGGCTGAACCTTTTATCCAAAGCAAGGAGCTGCAGGGTCTTTCTCTGCGGGACGTTGAGCTCGCCGTTCTGGACCCGAAGGGCAAGAAGGTGATTGCGCACCGCGGAGACATGATTTTTACCCACTTCGGCTTATCCGGCCCGATCGCCCTGCGCTGCAGCCAGTTTATCCGCCAGGTGCGGAAGAAATATAAAATTCCCGAAGCAACGCTGGCGATCGACCTGTGCCCGGACCGATCAGCTGATGATACAGGGGTCTGGCTGCGCCGTATGGCTCAAGAGGAACCGAAAAAGGCATTAAAAAATGTATTCAAAGGCACTGTGCCCGAACGGCTCCTGCCTCTCCTCTTCCAGCGCGCCGGCCTTTCGCCGGACACAACCTTCGAGCATCTGCCTAAGGAGCCTTGGCAGGCCTTTGTTAAGGTAATAAAATCGTTCCGGATTCAGGCGAACGGCACCCGGCCATTCGCAGAGGCCTTCGTAACGGGCGGCGGGGTTCATCTCAAGGAGATCGATCCGTCCACCATGCAGTCGAAAGTGATGCCGGGGCTTTATTTCTGCGGTGAAATTCTCGACGTTCACGGCTACACCGGCGGCTACAATATAACAGCAGCCTTCTCGACCGGTTATTCGGCAGGCTCGCATGCCGGTGAAACCGTAATGCTCAATAAATAA